The Streptomyces tendae DNA segment CCAGCCGCTCAGGGCGACGGCTCGCGCGTGCAACGCGGCCAGCTCACCCGCCCGTTCCTCAGCGATCGCCGGAAGCGCCGCCCGCGCCGCCCGCTTGGCGGCGTAAGGGATCCGGTCGGGCACCCGCAGCGCGGCGCGGAGGAGCTCCTCGGTGCGCCGCGCCGCCATCAGCGGTCCGGTGCCCAGCCAGCTGAAGCAGACCGCCCCCTGCTCCAGCAGCCGGGCAGGACCGCGCCGCGCGGCGGTGATGCCGACCTTGGTCATCCCGGGCCCGAACCACGCCAGGTACACGCGGTACGGCCGGGGATCGTCCGCGAGCGTGTCGGCGGCCACCGAGTGCGCGCGGTCCAGCCGGGCGCACTCCTCGCAGCGCGCCCCGGTGCTCCGCGCGGGCACCGGGGCCCCGAGCGGGCAGGCGTTCCCCCGCGCTCCGACGCAGGTCCGCACTTCCCCCTCCGCGACCCCGAAGGCCACCGTCTTCCCCCAGGTCAGCGCCGAGCGCCGGCCCCCGTCCCAGATCAGCACGGGGCCGTCCGCCGTCCAGCTCAGCCCCGCACACCGCCATGCCTGTGCCATCCCCGCCGAGCGTAGGGGGGACCACTGACAACGGGGCGCTGCCGCGGGGACGGCTCACGACCGGCTCACGTACGGACGTCCCGGCTCGCGCGTCCTCGCGGTCCGGAGCGACGGCCAGCCTCTCGGACCCCGGCCGGATCAGCTCCCGGCGCCCACCGAGTCCGCGCCGGCCGACACGGGCACGGACGCCGACGCCGACGCCGACGCCGACACGGGCACGGACGCCGACGCGGGTTCGGTCACGGACGCCACCACGCGCGCGGGTTCCGGCACGACCGCGTCGGGAAACGCCACCCGGCCCCGCCCCGCCAGCCGGCATCCCACGCACCGCGGGTGCCCGGCGCGGGCGCCGGTGTCGCGCACCCGCCAGTCCCACTGCTCCCGCGGGCGCGGCCCCGACGGCTTGCCCCAGCCGGCGAGGTGGAGGCCCCAGGTGACCAGCAGGGCGACCGCCACGACCACCGCCCCGGCGACGAGCAGCGGCCCGGAGCCGGTGCAGAGGCCCGCGCCGAGCACCGCCGTCCCGGTGACGGCGATCCCGCAACCGGTCCATCCGGCGACCGTGTGCCCGTGGTCATATGGGTGCGCGCTCATGTCTGCCCCTTCGCGCAGTCGGCGTTCCCCCGGACGAGATATCTCACGTCCTAAGGGATTAACAACAGAAATATCTCACGACCTAAGGGAAAAGGGGAAGCCCCGTCATGCACGTCACTCCGCGCCCGCCCGCCACCCAGCAGGAGGCGATGTGGGCGATGGACCGGCTGATCGCGACCCACCTGGTCGGCCAGCAGGAGATGGCCCAGCTCATGGGCCTGAACGTCACCGACGTGACCTGCTTCGGCTTCGTCATCGCGGCGGGGGAGGACCTCCTCACGGCCGGTGAGCTGGCGGAACGCGTCCACGTCACCACCGGCGCGATGACCGGCGTCCTCAACCGCCTGGAACGGGCCGGTTTCATCACCCGCCGCCCCGACCCCGCCGACCGCCGCCGGGTGCGCGTGGCCGCCGAGCCCGACGCGGTGGCCCTGGCGACCCGGCTGTACGAGCCCTACTACGCGCGCCTCGCCGAGCTCTTCGCCGACTACTCGCCCGAGGAGCTCGCCGTACTGAACGACTGGTTCACGCGCGCGACCGCGCTGGCGGAGGGCTTCCGCGAGGAGCGCCGCCGCGAGGGCTGACGACGTCCGGCCCCGAGGCGCCGTGCCGGGTACCGAGGTGCCGGGTTCCGCCCGGGGTGCCACTCTGAATGAGATCGAACCGCTCGGGGACATCCGAAAGGTCGAGAACATGGCCAGCAATGTCAGCGGTACGCGCGGGCACGGGACCGGCTGGGAGGCACGGAACCCCTGGGCCACCAGTTGGACGGCCGCCGCCGCGGTCCTCATGGTGTTCGGCGGCATCATGGCGATCTTCGAGGGCATCGCCGCCATCGCCCAGGACGACGTCTTCGTGGCCACCCGCAACTTCACCTACGAGTTCAGCCTCACCGGCTGGGGCTGGGTGCACCTGATCCTGGGCGCCCTGGTGGCCGCCGCCGGCATGGCGTTGTTCACGGGCGCCGCCTGGGCTCGGGTGGTGGGTGTCACGCTGGCCGGACTGAGCATGATCGCCAACTTCGTGTGGCTGCCCTACCAGCCGGTGTGGTCGATCGTCCTCATCGTCATCGACGGCTTCATCATCTGGGCCCTGTGCGCACCCCGTCGCGAGTCCCAGGCGTAGAGGGGGCGTCCGCCGGCCGGAGCGGCGCGTGGCCCTGGGTGGCGCAGGCGGCCGGGGTGACCGCGATGGTCACCGCGTACTTCCTGCTGCCGCTGGACCGGCTGGGGCCACGCCGCCCGGTGCTCAGCTGGGTGCTCTTCGGTCTCGCCCTGGCCCTGATCGCCGTCCTGCTGCTGGTACAGGTAGCGCGGGTGCTGCTGGCCGTCCCGGGCGTCCGTCCGGGGCTGGTCATCCCCCCGCTGATGTGCCTGTCCGTGCTGGTGTTCGCGACCGCCTACCAGGGCCTCGCCCAGCACCCCGGCGAGATGCACGGCATCGCCACACGCCTCGACGCGCTCTACTTCACCCTGGTCACCCTCGCCACCGTCGGCTACGGCGACATCACGCCCCGCGGACAGTCCGCCCGCCTGGTGGCCATCCTGCAGATCCTCTACAGCTTCATCTTCCTCACGGCCGCGGCCACCGCCCTGACCAACCACCTGCGCAACGTGCTGCGCCATCACGGGGGACCGGGCACTCCGCCCTGACCACCGCCCCCCTGCGTCGCGCATGACTGTGACTGGCGTCACACTTAAAGAGCGGGGACCGCGCTCCCCGAACAACCGGGGACCCGCTCTCCCCCGGACCCCGGACGGACACCGGCGGGCCCACCGACCCCCGGCGCCTCGACCACCGCTCGCGGGTCCCGCGATCCGCGACCTGCCGTCCCGCCGGTTCCGTCCGACGCGGCCCGCTTCCGGTTCCGCACTGCTCCAAGGGGTGTCGGCTCATGAGCGGCATGGACGCAACTGCTCTCGACAATCTGCGCGAGGCCCTGCGAGGCCCTGTCGTCACACCGCAGGACGCCGGGTACGACGAGACCCGCAGCATCTACAACGCCATGATCGACCGCCGTCCCGCCGCCATCGCCCGCTGCACGGGCACGGCGGACGTACGGGCCACGGTCGCCTTCGCCCGGCAGACGGGTGTCGACCTCGCCGTGCGCGGCGGCGGGCACAGCGGCCCCGGCCTGTGCCTGGTCGACGGCGGGCTCACGCTCGACCTGTCCCCGATGCGCTGGGTCCGGGTCGACCCGGAGAACGGCACGGCCCAGGTCGGCGGCGGCAGCCAGCTCGGCGACCTCGACCACGAGACGCACGCCTTCGGACGCGGCGTGCCGGCCGGCATCAACTCGACCACCGGCGTCGGCGGTCTCACTCTGGGCGGCGGCCACGGCCACCTGACCCGCAAGTACGGCCTGACGGTCGACAGCCTGATCGGCGCGGACGTGGTGCTGGCCGACGGCAGCGTCGTCACCACCACGGAGAAGGAGCACCCGGACCTGCTGTGGGCGCTGCGCGGCGGCGGCGGCAACTTCGGCGTCGTCACCTCGTTCACCTTCAGGCTGCACCCGGTGGACACGGTCGGCGTGGCGGTGACCGTGTGGCCGGTCGAGCGGACGGCGGACGTGCTGCGCTGGTACCGGGAGTTCCTGCCCGCCGCGCCGGAGGACCTCAACGGCTTCTTCGCCGTGATGTCCGTCCCGCCCGGCCCGCCCTTCCCGGAACCGCTGCACGGGCGGAAGATGTGCGCCGTCATCTGGTGCTACACCGGCGACCTGGACGGCGGACGCCTGGAGGACGTGCTCTCCGTGGTCGACGAGCCGGCCCCGCCCGCCTTCCACTTCGCCACGCCGATGTCGTACCCCGCCCTGCAGACCATGTTCGACGAGCTGGTCCCCAAGGGTCTGCAGTGGTACTGGCGGGGCGACTTCTTCGACGCGATCTCCGACGAGGCGGTCGCGGTGCACGAGCGGTACGGCCGGGCGCTGCCCACCGCCCTGTCGACCATGCATCTGTACCCCGTGGACGGTGCCGCCCACGACGTCGCCCCGGGCGAGACGGCCTGGGCCTACCGGGACGCCGTCTGGTCCGGCGTGGTCGCCGGCATCGACCCGGACCCGGCCAACGCCGACCTGGTCCGCCAGTGGTGCGTCGACTACTGGACCGACCTCCACCCGCACTCCATGGGCGGCTCCTACGTCAACTTCATCGGCGAGGCCGAGGGCCCGGAGCGCGTCCGCTCCACCTACCGCGACAACTACGCCCGCCTCACCGAGGTCAAGCGCGCCTACGACCCCGACAACCTCTTCCACGCCAACCAGAACATCCCTCCGTCGACCACGTGAGCGTCCCCGTCCCGGCCGGGACGCGAACGGACGCGCCCGGTGGTCGCGGAGGAGGGCGTGCCGGAGACTGGGGCGCGGGACGGGACGGAACGACCGAGGGCCGCGCGGATGGAGCGATACCAGCACGAGGGCGGCTCCCGGAAACTGCCGTGGGCGCGTTGCCTGCCCGCCGCCGTGCTCCTCGTCGCGCTCCTCACCGACCTCGTCTGGCCCCCGTTCAACACCTTTCCCCTCCTGGCGACCGTCTCCTTGATCGCGGCGCCGATGTTCTCCCTGGCCTGGACGGTCGGCAGTGGCGCCATCGCCTGCCTGGTCGGCTGGCTGCTGTCGTTCCGGGAGAGCCAGGAGGTACTCACCAGGGCGAACGTCATCGGCTTCACGACCCTCATCACCCTCACCGTCGTCGCGGGGTTCCTCAACCGGATGTTCGCCCGCGAACGGGAGCAGCTGCGGACCTCCCGCCAGGTCGCGGAGGCGGTCCAGCGCGCGGTGCTGCCGACGACGCCCGACCGGGTCCGCGGGCTGGCCGTGGCCACCCGGTACCAGGCGGCGCAGGAGGAGGCCCTGATCGGCGGCGACCTGTACGCGGTCCACGACACACCCCACGGCCTGCGCATGGTGATCGGTGACGTGCGTGGCAAGGGCATGCAGGCGGTCAGACTGGTCAACACGCTGCTGGGCGCCTTCCACGCGGTGGCCCTCCGGCTGCCGGACCTGCCCTCCGTCGTCCAGGCCGTGGAGGCGCAGGTGCAGGACGTCAAGGCGCGCCAGGACGACGCCCCCTACGAGGACTTCGTCACCGCCGTCTTCGTCGAGATCCTCCCCGACCGTTCCGCGCTCCGCATGGCGAACCGGGGACATCCGGCGCCGCTGCTGGTCCACGCGGGCGAGGTGACCGTACTGGAACCGGAGGAGCCGTCACTGCCCCTGGGGCTGGGGGACCTGGCCGGCCCCGCCGTCCCGGTGGACCGGTGCGAACTGCCTCCCGGTGCCACGCTGGTGATGTTCACCGACGGCATCATCGAGGCCCGCGACCGCGACGGTGTCTTCTTCGACCCGGTCCCGCCGCTCACCGGCCCGTTGCCCGCGGACCCCGGTGCCGTCCTGGACACGATGCTCACCGCCCTGTTCCGGCACACCAAGGACCTCGAGGACGACGCCGCGGCCCTCGCCGTCACCCGCCTGCCGGACGACGACCCGAACGAGAACACCCCGGCGCCGCCACGGGCGGCAGGCTGACGCGACCGCCCCACCTCACCGCCGTCCGGCCCGAGAACCGGCCGGACCCGGAAACGCCGAAGGCCCCGGATTTCTCCGGGGCCTTCGATCTGTGTGCACTCGGCAGGATTCGAACCTGCAACCTTCTGATCCGTAGTCAGATGCTCTATCCGTTAAGCTACGAGTGCTTGTCTCTTCAGTTTTACCGCCGCGTCCCGGCCCTTTCGGCCCGCTCGCGGCGACAGGAAGAACATTACATGACTGCCGCCGCCATGTGAAATCCGTTAGCCCTACCCCTTGTGACCTGCACAAACGTGGGCTTCCGGGGGCGGCAACGACGAAGCCCCGGCCGCTGGGGCCGGGGCTTCGTCATCGGGGCGGAGGCGGAGGGATTTGAACCCTCGATGGGCTTTAAGACCCAAACCGCATTAGCAGTGCGGCGCCATAGACCGGACTAGGCGACGCCTCCATGCACAACCTGCTGCGCGCGGGCGCGAGTGGGTGGTGCGTGCCGATGATGACACAACCGCTTGGGGTGTCACCAATCGCCCCCCACGGTACTAGGCGGGGAGCCCGCAGGGCAAAGCCCTTCCGACCGGCACGCCGTCGTGGCGCAACGTCCCGCGCGCCGGCGCGTTGATCACGGCATGACTCCCTTCGCAGAGCACGCCCTGTCCCCCGCCCCGACCCCGGGCACCGTCCGGTCGCCGAAGCGCCGGTTCGCCGCCGCGGGCGCCGCCCTCGTCGCGGTCGTCGCCTCGCTCGCCGCCGCGCCCTCCCCCGGCCGTCGGATCCGCCCGGTGACCGTCTCACCGTCACCGTGCGCGACGCGGGCGAAGGGGCGGACGGGACCTACGAGGTGCGGTGCCGGCCCAGCGGCGGCAGCCACCCCGACCCCAACGGGGCCTGCGCGGCCGTACAGCGGCAGACGCGGTGGGGGGAGGACGCCTTCGCCCCGCAGCCGCGGGACGCCGTGTGCACCATGCAGTACGGCGGGCCCGCCACCGCCCGGATCACCGGCACCTGGGCCGGCCGCCCCGTCGACGCGACGTACGACCGTACGAACGGGTGCGCGATCGCCCGCTGGGACCGGATGGTGCCGCTGCTGCCCGAGCCGGGGCGGACAGTCGGTGCACAGGGGGCGTAAAGGTCCCGCGAAGGTTCGCGGGGCGTCGGCGCAGGCAGTCGCGGGTGCCGGGCGTACCGGGCGTCACATCGCCGTCACCTCACGGTGCGACGTCCGTCCCATCCGGCGTCGCGGGCGCAACCCCAGCCCTTAGACTCCCTCGCGTGACACGTTGCGGGCAGGTTGGCAAGATGGCCCGAGCGGTCGGCACGTCGCGGTAACAGGGAGGAAGCGTCTCGTGAGCAGCAGGCCATCCCGAGGCGCTGCTCGCCTCGCAGCCATACTGGACGCGCTTCCCGACGCCCTGGTGCTGGTCAACGCCAACGGGACCGTCGTCAACGCCAACACCATCGCGCTGGAGGCCTTCGAGGCGCCGGGCACCGCTCTGGTGGGGCGGGGCCTGCTGGATCTGCTGCCGGAGTTCGACAGCAAACTCATCCCCGGCTCCATGCGGCGGCCCGACCACATCGACCCCCGTGGACGCACCAAGCCGACCCGGATGATCGCCCGGCGGACCGACGGGACCGAGTTCCCGGTCGAGGTCACCAGTGCGAATCTGGAGAACACCCAGCACACGTACGACAGTTACGGCTACAGCGGCGACGAGCTGCTGATGCTCGTCGTCCGCGACCTTTCCGGCACCGTCGACACCGAGGCCGAGCTGGCCCGTTCGCAGCGGCAGACGGAGATGATCCTGCGGGCCGCCTCCGAGGGCGTCGTCGGCACCGACACCGACGGGCGGATCGTCCTGGTCAACCCGGCCGCCGCCCAGATCCTCGGCTACCGGGCCGGTGAGCTCGGCGGCCGCGAGCTGCACACGCTCGTCCTGCACTCGCGCGCCGACGGCTCCCCCTTCCCGTACTCCGAGTCCCCGCTCGCCGACACCCTGCGCTCCGGGCGCAAGCACCGGGTCCGCGGCCAGGTCCTCTATGCCAAGAACGGCGACAAACTGCCGGTCGACCTGACCACCGCGCCGGTGCGCGACGGCGACCAGCTCGTCGGCGCGGTCATGACCTTCCTCGACCGCCGCCCCTACGACGCGCTGCTCCAGGAGAAGGAGGACGCCGAGCGGGCCCACGCCGAGGAACTGGAGCGGCTCGCCGAGGAGCACGGCTCCGAGCTGACCGCCCTGCGCCAGAGCCATGTCACCGAGGTGGAGGAACTCCAGGAGAAGCACGCGGAGGAACTCGCCGCGTACGAGGAGCGGTACGCCGCCCTCGGCGAGCGCGAGAAGGACCGCTACGAGGCCCTCGCCGCCCGGCACGACCAGCTGCTCACCCTCCTCGGCGGATCCCTGCGCGGCCCGCTGGACGAACTGCGCCGCGAACTGGCCGCGCTGGCCGCCGACGACGCGGGACAGCTGTGGCCCGAGGCCAACCAGGTCCTCCACCACCTCTCGGCCGGTTACTCCCGGATCACCACCCTCATCGACAACGTCCTCGGCTACCAGCGGCTGGACGCCGGCACCGAGCAGATCGCCCGGACCAAGGTGATGCTCGACGCCGTCGTCGCGGCAGGTGTCGACGGGGCCGTGGAGCTGATCGGCCCCGGCCGGGTGCAGTTCGCCGTCCACGCCCCGCCCATCGAGGCCGAGGTGGACCCGCGTCTGCTCGCGACCGCCCTCGCCCACCTGGTCGCCGACGTCGCCGGCGTCGACGCGACCGGCAACACGCCCCTGTCGGCGGGCGGATACCTGGACAACACGGTCGTGGTCGCGGCGGCCCAGCGCGGCGAGGTCGTCCGCATCGAGGTGCGCGGCCCGTACGGCGGCGGCGACCCGGTGCACGAGCCGGTCGTGCGCGGCATCGTCCGGGCGCACGGCGGTGTCCTGCAGACGCACGAGGTGCCGGGGATGAGCGGCAGCGCGTTCGTCCTCGAGGTGCCGATCGGCGGCGGGGCGGGCGTCGTGCCGGCCCCGCGGCGGGACGCGGCGGTGCCCGCCGAGGAGGGCGCCGCTCCCGCCGAGCCGGCGTCGAGCGGCGGACGGCGCCGGGCGCGACGTGCGTCCGTCGACGCCTTCCTGGCGAGCGACACCCCGGGCGGTGACGACGCCCCCGCCACGGACGCCGCGCAGCCCACCGGGCGGCGCAGGCGCCGGGCGGCCGCCGCGGAACCCGCGCAGCCTCAGCTTCCGGCCCAGGCGTCCGGTGAGGACACGAGCGGATCCGGCGGCACCGGGCGGCGTCGGGGCCGGCCCGCCGAGGCCGCGCCGGCCGCGGTGCGCGCCGAGGTCGAACTCGCCGGAGCGGGAGGGGCGGGGGTGTCCGAGGGCGCCGTCGTCACCGCCGCCGAGCATGCCGCGGGCGCCGCGGCGTCCAACACGGGGCTGGGCGGGACCGTACCGCCGCAGGGGGTGCCCGCACCGTCCGGCCGACGTGCCCGGCGCGCGGCCGGTGACCAGCCCGCGCTGGCACCGGCACTGCCCGCGGCCGGCGGGACCGACGGCGCGCCGCAGGCCGGGGTCGCGGTGCACGTCCCGGCGCAGGGCCCGGGCCAGCAGCAGACGGAGCCGACGGGACGACGCCGGCGGGCGCTGGCCGCCGCGAACGAGCGGGCGGCTGCCCAGGAGGCGGCGCCGCGCACGGTGTTCGCGCTGCCGCCGGCCGGGGCGGACCAGGACGAGCCGACGGCACCGGCCGGACAGGCCGAGGTGGTGGGACAGGCGCCGCAGGCCGGGGTTCTTCCGGGACAGCAGGGTGCCGGGCCGGCTCCGCAGGCGACGGTTCCGGCGCAGGCGGCGGGGGTTCCGGGTCAGGCGGCGGGGGCTGTGCAAGGTGCGGGGGCTGTGCAGGTTCCCGTGGCGCCGGGACAGGTTGCCGGGGGCGCGCAGGTTCCCGTGGCGCCGGGTCAGGTCGCGGGCGGACAGGACGTTCAGGGGGTTCAGGCGGGCGGGCCGGTGATGCCGGGCGCCCTGCCGGACGGGCAGGCGGCTCCTCAGGCGCACGCTCCGCAGATGCCTCAGGCCCCGCAGGCAGCCCAGGCTCCGCAGATGTCTCGGGCGCCCCAGCCCGTCACTTCGGCGGCGCAGCCCGTGCCGCCCCATCCGCAGGTTCCCGGGTCCGCGGCCCAGCCGGTCGCGCCGCATCTGCAGCCCGTCGTCGCGAACCCGCAGGCTCCGCAACCCGTTCCGCCGACCTCACAGCAGGCAGCGGCCGCTCAGGCACCGCAGGCTGTCGGTCAGCCGCCGCAGGCCGCCGCCTCGGCGCCGCAGGTCGCGGGGCAGCCCGCGCACCCGGTTGCCCCAGGGGCTCCCGTGCCCGACGCCGGGCGTCACGACGCCGTGCCGCACGACCAGGCCGAGGACCACACCCCGCCGCAGCCGCATCCCACCAGCGCGCCGACGGGCCGCCGCCGGCGCGCGGTCGCTCCTCCCGCCGAGGCGGGTCAGGTGCCCGGCGTCCCCGCTCCCGCCACCCCCGAGCAGTGGGGGGCGGTGCCCCCGCAGGGTGCGCCCGCCCCGGCCGACGCCGTGGCCCAGGCACCGGCGCGGAACCCCGCCGCGGCGGCAGCCCCGCT contains these protein-coding regions:
- a CDS encoding DUF2797 domain-containing protein, translated to MAQAWRCAGLSWTADGPVLIWDGGRRSALTWGKTVAFGVAEGEVRTCVGARGNACPLGAPVPARSTGARCEECARLDRAHSVAADTLADDPRPYRVYLAWFGPGMTKVGITAARRGPARLLEQGAVCFSWLGTGPLMAARRTEELLRAALRVPDRIPYAAKRAARAALPAIAEERAGELAALHARAVALSGWPESLDPAPFAPVDHVAAFALDRAPAPVGEVGELVAGGAVSGELVAAAGPDLHLATDRGVLVLDTRLLRGWELVPAAGQGVAVPVRALKERTGAQDGLF
- a CDS encoding HGxxPAAW family protein, with the protein product MSAHPYDHGHTVAGWTGCGIAVTGTAVLGAGLCTGSGPLLVAGAVVVAVALLVTWGLHLAGWGKPSGPRPREQWDWRVRDTGARAGHPRCVGCRLAGRGRVAFPDAVVPEPARVVASVTEPASASVPVSASASASASVPVSAGADSVGAGS
- a CDS encoding MarR family transcriptional regulator produces the protein MHVTPRPPATQQEAMWAMDRLIATHLVGQQEMAQLMGLNVTDVTCFGFVIAAGEDLLTAGELAERVHVTTGAMTGVLNRLERAGFITRRPDPADRRRVRVAAEPDAVALATRLYEPYYARLAELFADYSPEELAVLNDWFTRATALAEGFREERRREG
- a CDS encoding DUF7144 family membrane protein; translated protein: MASNVSGTRGHGTGWEARNPWATSWTAAAAVLMVFGGIMAIFEGIAAIAQDDVFVATRNFTYEFSLTGWGWVHLILGALVAAAGMALFTGAAWARVVGVTLAGLSMIANFVWLPYQPVWSIVLIVIDGFIIWALCAPRRESQA
- a CDS encoding potassium channel family protein; amino-acid sequence: MVTAYFLLPLDRLGPRRPVLSWVLFGLALALIAVLLLVQVARVLLAVPGVRPGLVIPPLMCLSVLVFATAYQGLAQHPGEMHGIATRLDALYFTLVTLATVGYGDITPRGQSARLVAILQILYSFIFLTAAATALTNHLRNVLRHHGGPGTPP
- a CDS encoding FAD-binding oxidoreductase, yielding MDATALDNLREALRGPVVTPQDAGYDETRSIYNAMIDRRPAAIARCTGTADVRATVAFARQTGVDLAVRGGGHSGPGLCLVDGGLTLDLSPMRWVRVDPENGTAQVGGGSQLGDLDHETHAFGRGVPAGINSTTGVGGLTLGGGHGHLTRKYGLTVDSLIGADVVLADGSVVTTTEKEHPDLLWALRGGGGNFGVVTSFTFRLHPVDTVGVAVTVWPVERTADVLRWYREFLPAAPEDLNGFFAVMSVPPGPPFPEPLHGRKMCAVIWCYTGDLDGGRLEDVLSVVDEPAPPAFHFATPMSYPALQTMFDELVPKGLQWYWRGDFFDAISDEAVAVHERYGRALPTALSTMHLYPVDGAAHDVAPGETAWAYRDAVWSGVVAGIDPDPANADLVRQWCVDYWTDLHPHSMGGSYVNFIGEAEGPERVRSTYRDNYARLTEVKRAYDPDNLFHANQNIPPSTT
- a CDS encoding PP2C family protein-serine/threonine phosphatase; translation: MERYQHEGGSRKLPWARCLPAAVLLVALLTDLVWPPFNTFPLLATVSLIAAPMFSLAWTVGSGAIACLVGWLLSFRESQEVLTRANVIGFTTLITLTVVAGFLNRMFAREREQLRTSRQVAEAVQRAVLPTTPDRVRGLAVATRYQAAQEEALIGGDLYAVHDTPHGLRMVIGDVRGKGMQAVRLVNTLLGAFHAVALRLPDLPSVVQAVEAQVQDVKARQDDAPYEDFVTAVFVEILPDRSALRMANRGHPAPLLVHAGEVTVLEPEEPSLPLGLGDLAGPAVPVDRCELPPGATLVMFTDGIIEARDRDGVFFDPVPPLTGPLPADPGAVLDTMLTALFRHTKDLEDDAAALAVTRLPDDDPNENTPAPPRAAG
- a CDS encoding response regulator — protein: MSSRPSRGAARLAAILDALPDALVLVNANGTVVNANTIALEAFEAPGTALVGRGLLDLLPEFDSKLIPGSMRRPDHIDPRGRTKPTRMIARRTDGTEFPVEVTSANLENTQHTYDSYGYSGDELLMLVVRDLSGTVDTEAELARSQRQTEMILRAASEGVVGTDTDGRIVLVNPAAAQILGYRAGELGGRELHTLVLHSRADGSPFPYSESPLADTLRSGRKHRVRGQVLYAKNGDKLPVDLTTAPVRDGDQLVGAVMTFLDRRPYDALLQEKEDAERAHAEELERLAEEHGSELTALRQSHVTEVEELQEKHAEELAAYEERYAALGEREKDRYEALAARHDQLLTLLGGSLRGPLDELRRELAALAADDAGQLWPEANQVLHHLSAGYSRITTLIDNVLGYQRLDAGTEQIARTKVMLDAVVAAGVDGAVELIGPGRVQFAVHAPPIEAEVDPRLLATALAHLVADVAGVDATGNTPLSAGGYLDNTVVVAAAQRGEVVRIEVRGPYGGGDPVHEPVVRGIVRAHGGVLQTHEVPGMSGSAFVLEVPIGGGAGVVPAPRRDAAVPAEEGAAPAEPASSGGRRRARRASVDAFLASDTPGGDDAPATDAAQPTGRRRRRAAAAEPAQPQLPAQASGEDTSGSGGTGRRRGRPAEAAPAAVRAEVELAGAGGAGVSEGAVVTAAEHAAGAAASNTGLGGTVPPQGVPAPSGRRARRAAGDQPALAPALPAAGGTDGAPQAGVAVHVPAQGPGQQQTEPTGRRRRALAAANERAAAQEAAPRTVFALPPAGADQDEPTAPAGQAEVVGQAPQAGVLPGQQGAGPAPQATVPAQAAGVPGQAAGAVQGAGAVQVPVAPGQVAGGAQVPVAPGQVAGGQDVQGVQAGGPVMPGALPDGQAAPQAHAPQMPQAPQAAQAPQMSRAPQPVTSAAQPVPPHPQVPGSAAQPVAPHLQPVVANPQAPQPVPPTSQQAAAAQAPQAVGQPPQAAASAPQVAGQPAHPVAPGAPVPDAGRHDAVPHDQAEDHTPPQPHPTSAPTGRRRRAVAPPAEAGQVPGVPAPATPEQWGAVPPQGAPAPADAVAQAPARNPAAAAAPLPPAQPLPAEAPPAQGTPSAGTPVPQQWPAAGDTSGAGTPVPNAAQPTPSGGTPLPPEGAPAPDRRAAAQPLPAEAAAPTDPNSTQGRAISVRTLGQGVPFNRQAAQVQQPSASATPPPHQPGGSGRRRKLGTRPDAAAAATGQTSAGPQAPGAQGARPHPAAEPAQPDRTPATALAQPPAQPQPTPAGQSRLAPSAEGTGRSYAIGAPDADAAEGPEPLDGPGGAVEVADPPRPQPMDDELPPEPLDNPRRLLVWPAPDVSTQQALSDRGYRPVIVHSREEVDAQIAAFPAALFVDPLTGPITRTALQSLRQAAVAAEVPVLVTAGLGQASRDAAYGADPAVLLKALAPRDSEQHPPRVLLVEEHAEIALALTSTLERRGMQVARAASDADAVALAGQFRPNLVVMDLMQVHRQAGQAGIIDWLRANGQLTRTPLVVYTAAVDAADLPRLASGETVLFLAERSTSDAVQDRIVDLLSRIGTN